A region from the Alnus glutinosa chromosome 5, dhAlnGlut1.1, whole genome shotgun sequence genome encodes:
- the LOC133868871 gene encoding S-locus-specific glycoprotein S13-like, giving the protein MSNKTVVWDANRNTPLSNSSGTFKIGDHGNVVVVDQVGNISWSSNETKAGQHVVQLLDSGNLVVKEMNESDPGKYLWQSFDYPTDTLLPDMKLGWELDTGFDRHLTSWRSSADPSTGDYSFKLDFREKFLVEQTRSRISKQALERDKVQRGTRNGAFKLSQL; this is encoded by the coding sequence ATGTCCAACAAAACAGTTGTTTGGGATGCAAACAGAAACACCCCACTTTCAAACTCATCGGGAACCTTCAAGATCGGCGACCATGGAAACGTCGTTGTTGTCGATCAAGTCGGGAACATATCATGGTCTTCGAATGAAACGAAGGCAGGTCAACATGTTGTGCAGCTTTTGGATTCAGGAAATCTTGTTGTCAAAGAGATGAACGAGAGCGACCCGGGGAAATATCTGTGGCAGAGCTTTGATTATCCCACCGACACTTTGTTACCAGATATGAAGCTAGGATGGGAATTAGACACCGGCTTCGACCGGCACTTAACGTCGTGGAGGAGCTCGGCGGACCCTTCAACGGGAGACTACTCATTCAAGCTAGATTTCCGTGAGAAATTTCTTGTGGAACAAACAAGAAGTAGAATATCGAAGCAGGCCTTGGAACGGGATAAGGTTCAGCGGGGTACCAGAAATGGCGCCTTTAAACTATCTCAGCTTTGA